Proteins from a genomic interval of Caulobacter sp. NIBR1757:
- a CDS encoding TIGR03032 family protein translates to MTDTTTADASAPPKEAFALTTSRGFPDWLQRMGASISFTTYQAGKIFFLGIKEPGRIAVFERTFARCMGLARSDDARKLALATHYQIYRFDNVLPPGQMSGAHDAVYTPRVSWITGDVDAHDIAFDADGNIVFVNTLFSCLATISEGYSFKPIWQPPFITKLAPEDRCHMNGLAMENGRPRYVTMVSRSDVADGWRDRRSDGGMIMDVTNNERVVEGLSMPHSPRVHDGKLWVLNSGAGELGFIDPDTKAFKMVAFCPGYARGLSFIGKYALVGLSQARENRTFQGLPLDEALASRDAVARCGILVIDTESGDTVEWVRIEGVVRELFDVVALPGVRNPSAIGLIGDDVRRVISIDEG, encoded by the coding sequence ATGACCGACACGACGACCGCCGACGCCTCAGCTCCGCCCAAGGAAGCCTTCGCCCTGACCACCTCGCGGGGCTTCCCCGACTGGCTCCAGCGGATGGGCGCGTCGATCAGCTTCACCACCTACCAGGCCGGCAAGATCTTCTTCCTCGGCATCAAGGAGCCCGGCCGCATCGCCGTGTTCGAGCGCACCTTCGCCCGTTGCATGGGCCTGGCCCGCAGCGACGACGCCCGCAAGCTGGCGCTGGCCACCCATTACCAGATTTACCGCTTCGATAACGTCCTCCCGCCCGGCCAGATGAGCGGCGCGCACGACGCGGTCTATACCCCGCGCGTCAGCTGGATCACCGGCGACGTCGACGCCCATGACATCGCCTTCGACGCCGACGGCAATATCGTCTTCGTCAACACCCTGTTCTCCTGCCTGGCCACGATCAGCGAAGGCTACAGCTTCAAGCCGATCTGGCAACCGCCCTTCATCACCAAGCTGGCGCCGGAAGACCGCTGCCACATGAACGGGCTGGCCATGGAGAACGGCCGACCGCGCTACGTGACCATGGTCTCCCGGTCCGACGTCGCCGACGGCTGGCGCGACCGCCGCTCGGACGGCGGCATGATCATGGACGTCACCAACAACGAGCGGGTGGTCGAGGGCCTGTCCATGCCCCACTCGCCGCGTGTCCATGACGGCAAGCTGTGGGTGCTCAACTCCGGGGCCGGCGAGCTGGGCTTCATCGATCCGGACACCAAGGCCTTCAAGATGGTGGCCTTCTGCCCGGGTTACGCCCGCGGCCTCAGCTTCATCGGCAAGTACGCCCTGGTGGGCCTGTCGCAGGCCCGCGAGAACCGCACCTTCCAGGGACTGCCGCTCGATGAGGCGCTGGCCAGCCGCGACGCGGTGGCCCGTTGCGGCATCCTGGTGATCGACACCGAGAGCGGCGACACCGTCGAATGGGTGCGGATCGAGGGCGTGGTCCGTGAGCTGTTCGACGTCGTCGCCCTGCCGGGCGTGCGCAACCCTTCGGCCATCGGCCTGATCGGCGACGACGTGCGGCGGGTAATCAGCATCGACGAAGGCTGA
- a CDS encoding FG-GAP-like repeat-containing protein has translation MSFPATFLISGLSASTGFVIAPEVAGSVSLGYTITAAGDVNNDGIDDFAIGATNAFSGFGASYVIFGTSSGFGSAFALTSLDGFNGFKILGSSAASNIGRVDGIGDVNNDGYDDLLIGGMTTSTAVLIYGGPSGSKSLVTTNPVSASEGVLITGVSNTFFGGMVSTAGDVNGDGYEDVVISAHGVGPSPGSAYILFGSASGFVTNVASLDGMNGFRVTGEGNGNFGLVLGSVGDINNDGFDDLAFNSQGNISDGLEGGSYIVFGKASGFAASFSTSTLNGANGFKVVAPAGYQARVTYATADVNGDGIDDLIMGMRYADIGSANTGAVYVVYGTTSGFGATLSVESLNGVNGFRISGLATGDVLGDSVGNAGDVNGDGFDDLILGSPYADVGGSSTGTVYVVYGSASGIPASINLATMTADQGFKIVGPANNAIIGKNVAGIGDINNDGLDDIAMRGTGSGPVYVVYGQWVTRNFAGTAADDSFTALGGDDTLYGLTGKDILRGAGGADFIYGGDGNDALYGDAGNDTIDGGELSDQLFGGLGTDTLSGGTGGDLVYGEDGDDQLYGNDGSDKLFGGIGADNLFGEADNDRMDGGDGADTLRGGDGNDYLDGGAGADNLYGGAANDVYIVDASDSVFENAGEGYDIVRAGITWVLGANLEGLELQGSGAIDGTGNGDANNIQGNAGANVINGGAGVDTLNGNDGDDTIIGGADNDLLRGGAGADTFRVLQESLGGAVLETDQIFDFSAAEGDRIDLSAIDANTRVDGNQAFRLVSAFTKPDNGHLSDIGQMTLTFAGGVTTLRLDVNGDGRIDYQMKINGDVTGESADWLL, from the coding sequence TCGCTCGGCTACACCATCACCGCCGCTGGCGACGTCAACAACGACGGCATCGACGATTTCGCGATCGGCGCGACCAATGCCTTTTCCGGGTTTGGCGCGTCGTACGTCATTTTCGGAACCAGTTCCGGGTTCGGCAGCGCCTTCGCCCTCACATCGCTCGACGGATTCAACGGGTTCAAGATCCTCGGCTCGTCGGCGGCCTCGAACATCGGTCGCGTCGACGGGATCGGCGATGTCAATAATGACGGTTACGACGACCTGCTGATCGGCGGAATGACCACAAGCACCGCGGTGCTGATCTATGGCGGTCCGAGCGGGTCGAAGTCTCTGGTCACCACCAATCCGGTCAGCGCCTCGGAGGGGGTGCTGATCACCGGCGTCAGCAACACCTTCTTCGGGGGGATGGTTTCGACCGCCGGCGATGTCAACGGCGACGGCTATGAGGACGTCGTCATCAGCGCCCACGGCGTGGGTCCCTCGCCTGGCAGCGCCTACATTCTGTTCGGAAGCGCCTCAGGCTTCGTAACCAATGTCGCCTCCCTGGACGGTATGAACGGCTTCCGTGTCACGGGCGAAGGGAACGGTAACTTCGGGCTCGTGCTCGGATCGGTCGGCGATATCAACAACGACGGCTTCGATGACCTGGCCTTCAACTCGCAGGGCAACATTTCCGACGGGCTTGAGGGCGGAAGCTATATCGTGTTCGGCAAGGCCAGCGGGTTCGCGGCGTCGTTCAGCACTTCGACCCTGAATGGCGCCAACGGATTCAAGGTTGTGGCGCCGGCCGGCTACCAGGCCCGCGTCACCTATGCGACCGCTGACGTCAACGGCGACGGGATCGACGATCTCATCATGGGCATGCGCTATGCCGATATCGGGTCCGCGAACACGGGCGCGGTTTACGTCGTCTACGGAACCACCAGCGGCTTCGGCGCCACCCTGTCGGTGGAGAGCCTCAATGGCGTCAATGGATTCCGCATCTCCGGCCTGGCTACCGGCGATGTGCTTGGAGACTCCGTCGGCAACGCGGGCGACGTGAACGGCGACGGGTTCGACGATCTCATCCTCGGCTCCCCTTACGCCGACGTAGGCGGATCGAGCACCGGTACGGTCTATGTGGTCTACGGGTCGGCCTCCGGGATCCCGGCGTCGATCAATCTGGCCACCATGACAGCGGATCAGGGCTTCAAGATCGTCGGTCCGGCCAACAACGCCATCATCGGCAAGAACGTCGCCGGGATCGGCGATATCAACAATGATGGCCTCGACGACATCGCCATGCGGGGCACCGGCAGCGGGCCGGTCTATGTGGTCTACGGCCAGTGGGTCACGCGCAACTTCGCCGGCACCGCCGCCGACGACAGCTTCACCGCCCTGGGCGGCGACGACACCCTCTACGGCCTGACCGGCAAGGATATCCTGCGCGGCGCCGGCGGGGCGGACTTCATCTACGGCGGCGATGGCAACGACGCCCTCTATGGCGACGCCGGCAACGATACGATCGACGGCGGCGAACTGTCCGACCAGCTCTTCGGGGGCCTGGGAACGGACACCCTGAGCGGCGGAACCGGCGGCGACCTGGTCTACGGCGAAGACGGCGATGACCAGCTGTACGGCAACGACGGCAGCGACAAGCTGTTCGGCGGCATCGGCGCCGACAACCTGTTCGGCGAGGCCGACAACGACCGGATGGACGGCGGCGACGGCGCCGACACCCTGCGCGGCGGCGACGGCAATGACTACCTCGACGGCGGCGCCGGGGCTGACAACCTCTATGGCGGCGCGGCGAACGACGTCTACATCGTCGACGCCTCCGACAGCGTCTTCGAAAACGCCGGTGAGGGCTACGACATCGTCCGCGCGGGCATCACCTGGGTGCTGGGGGCGAATCTCGAGGGTCTCGAGCTGCAGGGATCCGGCGCCATCGACGGCACGGGCAACGGCGACGCCAACAACATCCAGGGCAACGCCGGCGCCAACGTCATCAACGGCGGGGCGGGGGTCGATACCCTGAACGGCAACGACGGCGACGATACGATCATCGGCGGGGCGGACAACGATCTGCTGCGCGGGGGGGCGGGCGCCGATACCTTCCGCGTCCTCCAGGAAAGCCTCGGCGGCGCGGTGCTCGAAACCGACCAGATCTTCGACTTCAGCGCCGCTGAAGGCGATCGCATCGACCTGTCGGCCATCGACGCCAACACCCGCGTCGACGGCAACCAGGCGTTCCGGCTGGTCTCGGCCTTCACCAAACCTGACAACGGCCATCTGTCCGACATCGGCCAGATGACTCTGACCTTCGCCGGCGGCGTCACGACCCTGCGGCTCGACGTCAATGGTGACGGGCGGATCGACTACCAGATGAAGATCAACGGCGATGTGACGGGCGAAAGCGCCGACTGGCTGCTCTGA